The sequence below is a genomic window from Erinaceus europaeus unplaced genomic scaffold, mEriEur2.1 scaffold_627, whole genome shotgun sequence.
gtgtgtgtgtgtgtgtgtgtgtgtgtgtgtgtgagagagagagagagagagagagagagagagagagagatgggggaagtgtgtgtatgtgtgtgtgatgggggtgggtgggtctgCCCTCTTTGATTTGGGTATAGTTCGGGGGTGCCCTCACCACCCGCTCCCTCCGCTTTCTCATTGAGTTAGTCAGCTCCCCATCTAGCGGGTCTCGGGCAGCAAGCCCATAGCCTGGTCGCCTGGGTCGCAGGTCTGGTGGCTGGGGTgccggtggggtggggggaccccTTTCTGAGCCAGACGGCctcaggggggaagggaggaggaggcgggGCCGTCGGGCCGGGCCAGGCTGGGCTCCCACCCGCGGGCCAGGCGGCATTCCTGGGAGGCCGGCGCTCTGACGTGGACCCGGGGGCCGCGGGCGCACGGGGAGGGGGGGCCGGCCCGGGGGCTTCTTAAACCCCCCGCCCCGGCCTGGCCGGCATTTCCCGAGCACCGCTCCGCCcctgaagggagaggagaggagacacacaaagtgagagagagagagtgtgaccgAGGAGGAGCAGAGGAGGCCCGGGCCCCAGAGCAGCAGAGAGCCGAGCAGTGAACCCCGCAATCGCGcgcccccgccccagccccagcccgccAGCATGATGAACAACAGCGGCTACTCCGAGCACCTGGGCCTCGGCCTGGACGAGGCGGACGACATGCCGTCCACGGAGAAGGACCTGGCTGAGGACGCTCCGTGGAAGAAGATCCAGCAGAACACCTTCACCCGCTGGTGCAACGAGCACCTCAAGTGTGTGGGCAAGTGCCTCACCGACCTGCAGCGCGACCTGAGCGACGGGCTGCGGCTCATCGCGCTGCTCGAGGTGCTCAGCCAGAAGCGCATGTACCGCAAGTTCCACCCGCGCCCCAACTTCCGCCAGATGAAGCTGGAAAACGTGTCCGTGGCCCTCGAGTTCCTCGAGCGTGAGCACATCAAGCTGGTGTCCATCGGTCAGTATGGACGGGTTGGCAGGTGGGGTTTGCAGTATAtgtgggggtgcaggggattaCCCCAGGCTCCTTAGCTGGCCACCCACACAGGACCTTCTGTGacacccccccaacacatacacacacacacacacacacacacacacacacacacacacacacacacacacacactgcttcagCCACCTCTGCATTCTGCACATCCCACATCTCCCCTCCCAGTCCAAGCCCGAGATAGAAGTCAGGGGGCAAGTTCCCACTGCTGTTTTCtggggtgtctctccccctcaagCAAAGCAAATGGCTCCCCAGCCTTCCAGCACCTCCACAGGGGACCCCAGGGGGTAACTAGGGGGCCTAGGCTATGACTAGGGGGTCCCCAGCACAGATAGAATTAAAGAGCCACCAGGTGTATggcaaccccccccacccccaccccacagctgGGCTCAGGCCTCAGGACCTCAGACCTCAGACCTCAGAACACATTCAGGGTACTGAATGTGGGTGTCCCAAGCCCCCCCCACCGGACCCCAGCCTGTTCCCCTGGGGAGGGGGCGCCCAGGCCTATCCCTTGGGCCCCACTGGCTTCAGAGAAAGGTCTGCactgcccgggggggggggggggggagggggggggacgaGGCAGTGAGTGTAACCAGAtttggaaggtgtgtgtgtgctgcGTGGGGGTGAGGAGGCACTCTAGGTCCAGGAGCCCCAGAGCCCTGGGTAGGCTCTGAGTGGCCAGAGGCTGTCCCTTGTCGCCTTCCCAAAGGGGTCCTTCCTTGGAAGAGCCAGTCCTGGGGAAGACCTTCTGGGGAGATAGGGCTTTTGAGCTCTTAGGAGTCCTTCCAGTGATTTGTAGGAGCTGGTCCCTAGGAAATGGAGTGGGGGAGGCTGCACCCCAAGGCCCAGCAGGGGAGCTGCAATGGGGATCAGGTAACTCCCCAGCCTGGCTGCTTCAGATGTCTCCCCTAGTTGAGCGTTCCTTCACCCTCATGTCCCTCAGGGCAGCCCTAGGTCCTCCTGAATTAGCGGCTGAGGTCAGCCTGGGGCCGCCCTGGCCAGGCCCCTCTTCTAGGCCTTACCCCCCTTCCCCCAACACTGACCCCCCTCCCCTACCCGCCCGGGCCTGGAAATAGCCCTGCCTCCGTGACACAGCAGATGTCTCTGAGCTTTCCAGAAGGACAAGGCtgaggacagggggtgggggaagggtgccCAGAGTGTGTAGTGGGGCAGAGGGTTAAGTGAGTGtggaggtggggcagggggagtgcAGAGACTCTAGGATTGGATACTCAGGACCAACTGTcccaggtggggttgggggcagtGGCCTGGAGCCTCCCCAAGATTTGCTAGGAAACTGCAGGAcggcccctctcctcccctcccaccagCGCACGAGCAGCCCCCCAGTACAGGCCTCATCCTTCCTGCCtgcacctctcccctcccccatggcGGGGCCTGGCTGGGGTCTCCCCACCCACGCAGTTGCACTAAGGAGGGGCCAGCtctgaggagaggggggagacactAGAGCTGGATTGGGGGTGGGAAGGAAGCTCCTGGGTCctatcaagaggaagagggaactaTGCCTTTGTGGCTCAGTGGCTCTGCTGGTTGATAAGTTGTCAGTGATTGCGGAGTGGGGGGCCGCTGCCCAGGCCTGAAGAGATGAAAAAGTGTTCCTGCCAGGGCTTGGGGGTGCAGTACTGCTGCCACTAGTCCCCTCAATCCCACTTAGAAGTGGGAAGGGGCTGCCCCTTGAACTGGGCTGAAAGTGAACAACTGGGCACCTGAGGTGGTGAGGCTGGGGGTGTATCTGAAAgcactccccccttcccttttagcCCTTCCTAGGAGTGGAGTGGGAGgctgaggttggggggggggtggctcaacCTGGGTTGAAGGAACTACATGCCATCTCCTATCTCATCTgtgcctaccccaccccccaaaaaagaaaaaactcccCTCAGCTCTTAGGAACAAAAGAGGCCTCTGAGGCAGCTAGCTCTGACCCGCAGCTGTTCCCCAGTTGCTATTCCTCCTCTCAGAGCCAAGCgcccagggaggggctggagGGGGGGGAGCAGCTGTCCGTGGCCTCTCCCTTGCAAGCCTTCTCACCTCTCCCTCTGCTGGAGGCCTGAGGTGGCCTCAGGGAGCTCCTCACAGGCTCCTCTCACCTCTTTGGGggtgcctcctgcaggtggggggcttgggTGGGCCCCTAGGTGGAGCTAAGCACCCTCCCTTCTCCTGGCCCCTGTGGGCAAGGTCACTGGAACTCTAGGCCCAGCCCTCTCCTGCCCTAAGCCACAGGGACCCCTTGTTGACTTGGGGGAGGTGGTTTGTCAGTTGCTGGGGAGAAGCCTTGCTGGGCAGCAAAAATGGATGATACAATGCCCTCCAACCCTCAGCAGCCTCTGGTGGGAGGGGTGGATCTGGCTCCAGGGCTTGGCTAGAGGCACTTGTGGGTGTGTGTGCCTGTCTAGGCTGGGAGTGGGGGTGCTGGGTGTCAAGATTGTGTGAAAACTGGGGTCTGGGTGTTGGGAGAAAAGGTAGAGGGGAGGCCCCTGCCTGAGAGGAGTGTGTCATGGAATGTGGAAGCTGCCAAACCATTGTGCTGCTTGGagccagggggaggggggagagaggaggcaggCTGGGGAAGGAAAGATGAATCAGTGCAGGGGGTGGGAGTAAAGGGGAGTCAGGGCAAGGGGAGCTCCAGCCTGAGGCCAGAAGGTCAAGGAAACTGAACTCCCTGAggtgggtgagggtggatgtgggGCTGGGCTGCTGGGGTTCTACCATGCTCTGGGTCTCCTATCCAGCggcttccaccccaccccacccccaagctctgatgggggggggggcagagacagGAAAACTACCCAAGGGGGGCACTTCCAGCCCCACCTTTTCCCATCTCCGTGGCAacaccagtaaacaaagctaagtcccgccccgccccccctaccccaccctctcAGCCTCCCAAAGCAGTGCTCAGAAGAGTTGATGGATTTCAGGCCTGTCTGGTCCTTGACATTTCAGCTGCTTTCCAAAGATCTGTATGCTCAGCCATCCCAGTTCCAGGATAGTTCTCTCTGAGTGCTAAAGGGGGACTTGCACCCCCACTTCAGGCCCCTGGTCTACCTCACAGGGAGGGGAGCATGGGGAGAGATGGCCTCTGATACTTGAGTCTCCGTGGGTGACACCTCCCACTCTGGCTCCCAGCATTTGAGGACATAATTTTCTAGTGGAGCCTAAACAGATCATGCACTATtccccagcctccctccccttAGAACTGTGTTCCAGAGCCTTTTATGGTGTTTGGAGGAAGGTACGACTAGAACC
It includes:
- the LOC132536401 gene encoding filamin-C-like, which produces MMNNSGYSEHLGLGLDEADDMPSTEKDLAEDAPWKKIQQNTFTRWCNEHLKCVGKCLTDLQRDLSDGLRLIALLEVLSQKRMYRKFHPRPNFRQMKLENVSVALEFLEREHIKLVSIDSKAIVDGNLKLILGLIWTLILHYSISMPMWEDEDDEDARKQTPKQRLLGWIQNKVPQLPITNFNRDWQDGKALGALVDNCAPGEWIPGPWFWRGFGKSQWFCTGRMQSCMD